From a region of the Paraburkholderia hospita genome:
- a CDS encoding MFS transporter: MPIPLLALAISAFAIGTTEFVIMGLLPDVAKDLAVSLPSAGLLVSGYALGVAVGAPLLAVVTSKMPRKLALQLLMGVFIVGNVLCAIASDYSVLMIARVVTSFAHGSFFGIGAVVAASLVPQEKRASAIALMFTGLTLANVLGVPFGTFIGQQFGWRAAFWIVAAFGVLSLAGVTALVPNRHDTGPASLGHEVRVLKDPQVWIALTMTVLGFGGVFVVFTYIAPILEQVSGFTPHGVTLILVLFGVGLTVGNTIGGKLADRSLMPSLMGILIALAVVMAVFAHTSHSQIAAAVTVFIWGIAAFATVPPLQMRVVEKAKAAPNLASTLNIGAFNVGNAGGAWLGGLAISHGYGLDALPYVAALVALAALALTWIAARMDAPAAVVARDVRERV, translated from the coding sequence ATGCCCATTCCCTTGCTTGCGCTCGCGATCAGCGCGTTCGCCATCGGCACGACCGAGTTCGTCATCATGGGCTTGCTGCCCGACGTGGCGAAAGATCTCGCCGTCTCGCTTCCTTCCGCCGGTCTGCTCGTCAGCGGCTACGCGCTCGGCGTGGCCGTCGGCGCGCCGCTGCTTGCCGTCGTCACCAGCAAGATGCCGCGCAAGCTCGCGCTGCAACTGCTGATGGGCGTGTTCATCGTCGGCAATGTGTTGTGCGCGATCGCCTCCGACTACTCGGTGCTGATGATCGCGCGCGTGGTGACGTCGTTCGCGCACGGCTCGTTCTTCGGCATCGGCGCGGTGGTGGCCGCGTCGCTGGTGCCGCAGGAAAAGCGTGCAAGCGCGATCGCGCTGATGTTCACGGGCCTGACGCTGGCCAATGTGCTCGGCGTGCCGTTCGGCACGTTCATCGGCCAGCAGTTCGGCTGGCGCGCCGCGTTCTGGATCGTCGCCGCGTTCGGCGTGTTGTCGCTGGCGGGCGTCACGGCGCTCGTGCCGAACCGTCATGACACGGGCCCGGCGAGCCTCGGTCACGAAGTGCGCGTGCTGAAGGACCCGCAAGTGTGGATTGCGCTGACGATGACGGTGCTCGGCTTCGGCGGCGTGTTCGTCGTGTTCACCTACATCGCGCCGATTCTTGAGCAGGTGAGTGGCTTCACGCCGCACGGCGTGACGCTGATTCTCGTGCTGTTCGGCGTCGGTCTCACGGTCGGCAACACGATCGGCGGCAAGCTGGCGGACCGGTCGCTGATGCCGTCGCTGATGGGGATTCTGATCGCGCTCGCCGTGGTGATGGCCGTGTTTGCGCACACCAGCCATTCGCAGATTGCAGCAGCCGTCACGGTGTTCATCTGGGGAATCGCGGCGTTCGCGACCGTGCCGCCGTTGCAGATGCGTGTTGTCGAAAAGGCGAAGGCAGCGCCGAATCTGGCGTCGACGCTCAACATCGGCGCGTTCAACGTCGGCAATGCGGGCGGCGCGTGGCTCGGCGGGCTGGCGATCAGCCATGGCTACGGGCTCGACGCGTTGCCGTATGTGGCCGCTCTCGTCGCGCTGGCCGCGTTGGCGCTGACATGGATTGCAGCGCGGATGGATGCGCCCGCCGCTGTCGTCGCGCGGGATGTGCGCGAGCGGGTTTGA
- a CDS encoding helix-turn-helix domain-containing protein — MQSPLALVRDRASEGHDAAHAHDDTRSSDFDALEHRVGVNLARLRAERQLSLDALARASGVSRAMLAQIESARSVPSIKVLCKVAAALKVSVAAFLRQHAVNGFEHLPADRSARVVTSNGRYWTRALHPDSEPSTAEFHELRIAPLHTEPGTRRAPGTTVNLVVSVGTLEVSVHDRRQLLATGDSIVFDADQPHSLRNPGDTEARAFRVTVNAETPPRWDVPHDAPLAHAHSEG, encoded by the coding sequence ATGCAGTCACCGCTTGCGCTCGTGCGCGACCGCGCGTCCGAAGGTCACGACGCAGCCCACGCCCACGACGATACGCGTTCCTCGGATTTCGACGCGCTCGAACACCGCGTCGGCGTGAACCTCGCGCGGTTGCGCGCGGAGCGTCAGTTGTCACTCGATGCTTTGGCCCGTGCGTCGGGCGTGTCGCGCGCGATGCTCGCGCAGATCGAGTCGGCGCGCAGCGTGCCGTCGATCAAGGTGCTGTGCAAGGTCGCGGCGGCGTTGAAGGTGTCGGTTGCGGCGTTCCTGCGCCAGCATGCCGTGAACGGCTTCGAGCATTTGCCGGCGGATCGCTCGGCGCGCGTCGTCACGTCGAATGGCCGGTACTGGACGCGCGCGCTGCATCCCGATTCCGAGCCGTCGACCGCGGAGTTTCACGAGCTGCGTATCGCGCCGCTGCATACCGAGCCTGGCACGCGTCGCGCGCCGGGGACGACGGTGAATCTCGTCGTCAGTGTGGGCACACTCGAAGTCAGCGTGCACGATCGCCGGCAGTTGCTGGCGACGGGGGATTCGATCGTCTTCGACGCCGACCAGCCGCACAGCCTGCGCAATCCCGGCGACACGGAAGCGCGCGCGTTTCGCGTGACCGTGAATGCGGAGACGCCGCCGCGTTGGGATGTGCCGCATGATGCGCCGCTCGCGCACGCGCATTCCGAAGGCTGA
- the ribB gene encoding 3,4-dihydroxy-2-butanone-4-phosphate synthase — MSVVSTSAAFVWPAPSVVAEDAAADLPLLATESIPPRIVAALDALREGRAVVLQDDHDRENEADLIMSAERMSVEMMALFIRECSGIVCLCLTDDRVRALELPPMTAHNESRNTTAFTVSIEAREGVSTGVSAADRLTTIRAAIADNAKPADIVRPGHVYPLRAMPGGVLARRGHTEGTVDLVTLAGLKPAGVLCELMNADGTMMRGADVERFAAQHDMPMLTIAELVEFRRAMAFAREACLEV; from the coding sequence ATGTCCGTAGTATCTACATCTGCTGCATTCGTTTGGCCTGCGCCGTCTGTCGTTGCTGAGGACGCGGCCGCCGATCTTCCCCTGCTTGCCACCGAATCCATTCCGCCGCGCATCGTCGCCGCGCTCGACGCGTTGCGCGAGGGCCGTGCCGTTGTGCTTCAGGACGATCACGATCGCGAGAATGAGGCCGATCTGATCATGTCGGCTGAGCGTATGAGCGTCGAGATGATGGCGCTGTTTATCCGCGAGTGCAGCGGCATTGTGTGTCTGTGCCTGACGGACGACAGGGTGCGCGCGCTCGAATTGCCGCCGATGACTGCTCATAACGAAAGTCGCAACACGACGGCGTTCACGGTGTCGATCGAAGCGCGTGAAGGTGTGTCGACGGGTGTGTCTGCCGCTGACCGGCTCACGACGATTCGTGCCGCGATTGCTGATAACGCGAAGCCAGCGGACATTGTGCGTCCGGGTCATGTGTATCCGTTGCGGGCGATGCCGGGCGGGGTGTTGGCGCGGCGTGGGCACACGGAAGGGACTGTCGACCTGGTGACTTTGGCGGGGCTCAAGCCCGCTGGGGTGTTGTGTGAGCTTATGAATGCTGATGGCACGATGATGCGAGGTGCCGATGTCGAGCGTTTCGCCGCTCAGCACGATATGCCTATGCTCACTATCGCGGAACTGGTTGAGTTTCGGCGCGCGATGGCCTTCGCGCGGGAGGCTTGTCTCGAGGTTTGA
- a CDS encoding IS110 family RNA-guided transposase, translating to MDAPDTTLRGQNTTVGGRLYMAFELGEKSWKLSLGDGQRAPSRCTVAAGDTTAVLTAIANARARCHLSADTPVYSCYEAGRDGFWLHRWLTEQGIANLVVDSASIEVNRRARRAKTDRLDSDKLLSMLMRYHTGERRVWAVARIPTPEQEDDRRLHRELERLRKERTAHTNRIRSLLVLHNLRVRYVGGRIWTHWWTRQREQLPPGLRAEIEREYERLTLLRQQIRRLEAQQDQQVRSGAHPGMALLAQLAGIGTGSAWTLVRELFGWRQFRNRRELAGCLGLTPTPYASGTSEVELGISKAGNRRCRWLMVELAWSWLRWQPDSQLSHWFNQRFAGTGKRLRRIGIVALARHLAIALWRYLEHGEIPDGAILKPRTINIANT from the coding sequence ATGGATGCGCCTGACACAACCCTCCGTGGGCAGAATACGACAGTAGGTGGCCGGCTGTACATGGCCTTTGAACTGGGCGAGAAGAGCTGGAAGCTCTCACTGGGTGATGGCCAGCGTGCACCCAGCCGCTGTACGGTCGCCGCAGGCGATACCACAGCGGTCCTCACCGCCATCGCAAACGCCAGGGCGCGCTGCCACCTCAGCGCCGATACTCCTGTCTACAGCTGTTACGAGGCCGGCCGCGACGGCTTCTGGCTGCACCGCTGGCTGACCGAGCAGGGCATCGCCAATCTCGTGGTGGATTCGGCCAGTATCGAGGTGAACCGGCGTGCCCGTCGCGCGAAGACGGACCGGCTTGACAGCGACAAGCTGCTTTCGATGCTGATGCGCTATCACACCGGCGAGCGGCGGGTATGGGCCGTGGCGCGCATCCCGACGCCCGAGCAGGAAGATGACCGGCGCCTGCACCGTGAGCTCGAACGCCTGCGCAAGGAGCGCACCGCGCACACCAACCGGATCCGCTCCCTGCTCGTGCTGCATAACCTTCGGGTCCGGTATGTCGGTGGCCGGATCTGGACTCACTGGTGGACCCGGCAGCGCGAGCAGTTGCCGCCAGGCCTGCGCGCCGAGATTGAACGCGAGTATGAGCGGCTCACGCTGCTGCGCCAGCAGATTCGCCGGCTCGAAGCGCAGCAGGACCAGCAGGTGCGCAGCGGCGCGCACCCCGGCATGGCGCTGCTCGCACAGCTTGCGGGCATCGGTACCGGCAGCGCCTGGACCCTGGTCAGGGAACTATTTGGCTGGCGACAGTTTCGCAACCGCCGGGAGCTGGCCGGCTGCCTGGGCCTGACGCCCACGCCCTATGCCAGCGGCACCAGCGAGGTCGAACTGGGCATCAGCAAGGCCGGCAACCGGCGATGCCGGTGGCTGATGGTGGAGCTTGCATGGAGCTGGCTGCGGTGGCAGCCCGACAGCCAGCTCAGCCACTGGTTCAACCAGCGCTTTGCCGGGACCGGCAAGCGGCTGCGGCGCATCGGTATTGTGGCGCTCGCACGGCATCTCGCGATCGCGCTGTGGCGCTATCTCGAACACGGCGAGATTCCCGACGGGGCGATACTCAAACCACGGACGATCAATATCGCGAACACCTGA
- a CDS encoding HAD family hydrolase: MIDHLICDCDGVLVDSEVIADRVMHDTLAATFPALDFHEICKTAFGQQTSRFLESVQAAFDIELPVDFLQTVEANVESELASSLSAISGVRDALLRVSLPAAVVSNSRMMRVSASVRRAGLAEIFGPRVFSAEQVARPKPYPDVYLFAAEQLGVEPSRCIVVEDSVAGLNAARAAGMMTIAFVGASHIPDGYADVLRNMGITRIMQHMDELPSIVQAGMRGEFGGVQS, translated from the coding sequence ATGATCGATCATCTCATTTGCGACTGCGACGGCGTGCTCGTCGACAGCGAAGTCATCGCCGACCGCGTGATGCACGACACGCTCGCCGCCACTTTTCCCGCGCTCGATTTCCACGAGATCTGCAAGACCGCGTTTGGTCAGCAGACTTCGCGCTTTCTGGAGAGCGTTCAAGCGGCATTCGATATCGAGCTGCCCGTCGACTTTTTGCAGACCGTCGAGGCCAATGTCGAAAGCGAGCTTGCGTCGTCGCTGTCGGCGATTAGTGGCGTGCGGGATGCACTGCTGCGCGTGTCGCTGCCTGCTGCTGTCGTGTCGAATAGTCGGATGATGCGGGTGAGCGCGTCAGTGCGCCGCGCCGGGCTGGCCGAGATTTTTGGACCGCGGGTGTTTAGCGCTGAGCAGGTCGCGCGGCCGAAGCCTTATCCCGATGTGTATCTGTTTGCTGCGGAGCAGCTGGGCGTCGAGCCGTCGCGGTGCATTGTGGTTGAAGACAGCGTCGCTGGGTTGAACGCCGCGCGGGCGGCGGGGATGATGACGATTGCGTTTGTTGGGGCTAGTCATATTCCTGATGGCTATGCCGATGTGCTGCGGAATATGGGGATCACGCGGATCATGCAGCATATGGATGAGTTGCCCTCAATTGTTCAGGCGGGGATGCGGGGGGAGTTTGGGGGCGTGCAGTCGTAG
- the glpK gene encoding glycerol kinase GlpK, producing MQDQYILALDQGTTSSRAMLFDRKGNVVSVAQKEFKQIYPHPGWVEHDPQEIWATQAGVAAEAVTHAGLNGTSIAAIGITNQRETTIVWDRETGHPIYNAIVWQDRRTADFCDQLKAQGLEQTFRAKTGLPIDSYFSATKIRWILDNVDGAREKARQGKLAFGTVDSWLVWNFTKHELHITDVTNASRTMLFNIHTLQWDDELLDALDIPHSMLPEVRPSSEVYGPTKTTVFASKIPLAGIAGDQHAALFGQMCTRSGMVKNTYGTGCFLVMNTGTKPIESKNNLVTTIAWQIGDQVNYALEGSIFIAGAVVQWLRDGLGIIRSASEIEALALGVEHSDGVYLVPAFAGLGAPHWNARARGTLFGVTRGTTSAHIARAALDSIAYQSVDVLKAMEADSGIHIDELRVDGGACANNLLMQFQADILGVDAVRPQVSETTALGAAYLAGLATGYWKDIDELQSQWKLEHRFSPSMPGDQAKACLDGWQRAIRAAKAWADAP from the coding sequence ATGCAGGATCAGTACATCCTGGCGCTAGACCAGGGCACCACGAGTTCGCGCGCGATGCTGTTCGATCGCAAGGGCAATGTCGTCTCGGTCGCGCAGAAGGAATTTAAGCAGATCTATCCGCATCCGGGCTGGGTCGAGCACGATCCGCAGGAAATCTGGGCGACGCAGGCGGGCGTCGCAGCCGAAGCTGTCACGCATGCGGGCCTGAACGGTACGTCGATTGCCGCGATCGGCATCACCAATCAGCGCGAGACGACGATCGTCTGGGATCGCGAAACGGGCCATCCCATCTACAACGCGATTGTCTGGCAAGACCGGCGCACGGCTGACTTCTGCGACCAGTTGAAGGCGCAAGGTCTCGAACAGACATTCCGCGCGAAGACCGGCTTGCCGATCGATTCGTACTTCTCCGCAACGAAGATCCGCTGGATTCTGGATAACGTCGACGGCGCGCGCGAAAAGGCGCGGCAAGGCAAGCTCGCGTTCGGCACGGTCGACAGCTGGCTGGTGTGGAATTTCACCAAGCACGAATTGCACATCACCGACGTGACCAACGCGTCGCGCACGATGCTCTTCAACATCCACACGCTGCAATGGGACGACGAGCTGCTCGACGCGCTCGACATTCCGCACAGCATGCTGCCGGAAGTGCGTCCGTCGTCGGAAGTGTATGGGCCGACCAAGACGACCGTGTTCGCGTCGAAGATTCCGCTTGCGGGCATCGCGGGCGACCAGCACGCCGCACTGTTCGGCCAGATGTGCACGCGCTCGGGCATGGTGAAGAACACCTACGGCACCGGCTGTTTTCTCGTGATGAACACGGGCACGAAACCGATCGAGTCGAAGAACAATCTCGTGACGACGATTGCCTGGCAGATCGGCGATCAGGTCAACTATGCGCTCGAAGGCAGCATCTTCATCGCGGGCGCTGTCGTGCAGTGGCTGCGCGATGGCTTGGGCATCATCCGCAGTGCGTCGGAGATCGAGGCGCTCGCGCTCGGCGTCGAGCACAGCGACGGCGTGTACCTGGTGCCCGCGTTCGCCGGCCTCGGCGCACCGCACTGGAACGCGCGCGCTCGCGGCACGCTGTTCGGCGTCACGCGCGGCACCACGTCCGCGCACATTGCACGCGCGGCGCTCGATTCGATCGCGTATCAATCCGTCGACGTGCTCAAAGCGATGGAAGCCGACTCGGGCATTCACATCGACGAACTGCGTGTGGACGGCGGCGCATGCGCGAACAATCTGCTGATGCAGTTCCAGGCCGACATTCTCGGCGTGGATGCCGTGCGTCCGCAGGTGAGCGAAACGACGGCGCTTGGGGCCGCATATCTCGCGGGACTCGCGACGGGCTACTGGAAGGACATCGACGAATTGCAGAGCCAGTGGAAGCTCGAACACCGCTTCTCGCCGTCGATGCCGGGCGATCAGGCGAAGGCCTGTCTCGACGGCTGGCAACGGGCGATTCGCGCGGCGAAGGCGTGGGCCGACGCGCCCTGA
- the glpD gene encoding glycerol-3-phosphate dehydrogenase, which translates to MTQDSIYDLLVVGGGINGAGIARDAAGRGLSVLLCEQDDLAAHTSSASTKLIHGGLRYLEYREFGLVRKALQERETLLRAAPHIMWPLRFVMPHMPDLRPAWLIRAGLFLYDHLARRELLPGSRGIDMRKHPAGKPLIDSIKRGFVYSDGWVDDARLVVLNALDAQERGATILTRTKLTGATRVNGEWHAQLLRADGSTLTVRARSIANAAGPWVGDLLRGPLAREANYSVRLVKGSHIVTRRLFEHDHAYIFQNPDKRIIFAIPYERDFTLIGTTDLEYNGDPSKVAIEPSETQYLCDSINRYFKQHIAPRDVCWTYSGVRPLLEDENADNPSAVTRDYRLELDAPAGEAPLLSVFGGKITTFRKLAEEAVDDLARVLQHDKPTWTAGAPLPGGDIAHADFERFASQFAQQHAWLPAALARRYARAYGTRAERVIGAARSLADLGQQFAPGLYETELRYLRETEWATTARDVLWRRSKLGLHVEPGTLENVTRDIDAWFARATTRQHA; encoded by the coding sequence GTGACGCAAGACTCCATTTACGACCTGCTCGTCGTCGGCGGCGGGATCAACGGCGCGGGTATCGCGCGCGATGCAGCGGGCCGCGGCCTGTCCGTGCTGCTGTGCGAACAGGACGATCTGGCTGCGCATACGTCGTCGGCCAGCACCAAGCTGATTCACGGCGGTCTGCGCTATCTGGAATACCGTGAGTTTGGGCTCGTGCGCAAGGCGCTGCAGGAACGCGAGACGCTGCTGCGCGCCGCGCCGCACATCATGTGGCCGCTGCGCTTCGTAATGCCGCATATGCCCGATCTGCGGCCCGCCTGGTTGATCCGCGCCGGTCTCTTTCTCTACGACCATCTCGCGCGCCGCGAATTGCTGCCCGGTTCGCGCGGCATCGACATGCGCAAGCACCCGGCGGGCAAGCCGCTCATCGACTCGATCAAACGCGGGTTCGTCTATTCGGACGGCTGGGTCGACGACGCGCGTCTGGTCGTACTGAACGCGCTCGACGCACAGGAGCGTGGCGCGACTATTCTGACGCGCACGAAGCTCACCGGCGCGACGCGCGTGAATGGCGAATGGCATGCGCAACTGCTGCGCGCGGACGGCTCCACTTTGACAGTGCGCGCGCGTTCGATCGCGAATGCCGCTGGCCCGTGGGTCGGCGACCTGCTGCGCGGGCCGCTTGCACGCGAGGCGAACTACAGCGTGCGGCTCGTGAAGGGCAGCCATATCGTCACGCGCCGCCTGTTCGAGCACGATCACGCGTACATCTTCCAGAACCCGGACAAGCGCATCATCTTTGCTATCCCTTACGAGCGCGACTTCACGCTGATCGGCACGACGGACCTCGAATACAACGGCGATCCGTCGAAGGTCGCGATCGAGCCGTCCGAAACGCAGTATCTGTGCGACTCGATCAACCGTTACTTCAAGCAGCACATCGCGCCGCGCGATGTGTGCTGGACGTACTCCGGCGTGCGTCCGCTGTTAGAGGACGAGAACGCGGACAACCCTTCCGCCGTCACGCGCGACTACCGGCTCGAACTCGACGCGCCGGCGGGCGAGGCACCGCTGCTGTCGGTATTCGGCGGCAAGATCACGACGTTTCGGAAACTCGCGGAAGAAGCCGTCGACGATCTCGCGCGCGTGTTGCAGCACGACAAGCCGACTTGGACCGCGGGCGCCCCGCTGCCGGGCGGCGATATCGCACATGCGGACTTCGAGCGCTTCGCGTCGCAGTTCGCACAACAGCACGCATGGCTTCCTGCCGCGCTCGCGCGCCGCTATGCGCGGGCTTATGGCACGCGTGCCGAACGCGTGATCGGCGCCGCTCGCTCGCTCGCCGATCTCGGGCAGCAGTTCGCGCCCGGGCTGTATGAAACGGAACTGCGCTATCTGCGCGAAACGGAATGGGCGACGACGGCGCGCGACGTGCTGTGGCGCCGTTCGAAGCTCGGCCTGCATGTTGAGCCCGGCACGCTCGAAAACGTCACGCGCGACATCGACGCGTGGTTCGCCCGCGCGACGACCAGGCAGCACGCCTGA
- a CDS encoding DeoR/GlpR family DNA-binding transcription regulator, translated as MTRDPRLTLNARQQELLEWVQRDGFVTVDDLAAHFDVTPQTIRRDVNWLADMNLLRRYHGGASLPTSSENVSYSARQRMFHDEKRRIAALVATHIPDQASLFINLGTTTEEVARALNRHRGLRVITNNLNVASMMSGYPDCEVLVTGGIVRPWDKGIVGELTIDFIRQFKVDFAIIGTSSIETDGTLRDFDTREVRVAEAIIEHSRTVFLAADHSKFGRPALVRQGHLNQIDSLFTDAPPPPDMTETLTNAGTQVYIAE; from the coding sequence ATGACACGAGACCCCCGCCTCACGCTTAACGCACGTCAACAGGAACTGCTGGAGTGGGTGCAACGCGACGGCTTCGTCACGGTCGACGATCTGGCCGCGCACTTCGACGTGACGCCGCAGACGATTCGCCGCGACGTCAACTGGCTCGCCGACATGAATCTTCTGCGTCGCTATCACGGCGGCGCGAGTCTGCCGACCAGTTCCGAGAACGTCTCGTACAGCGCGCGGCAGCGGATGTTCCATGACGAGAAGCGGCGCATCGCGGCGCTGGTCGCCACGCACATTCCGGATCAGGCGTCTCTCTTCATCAATCTCGGCACGACGACGGAAGAAGTCGCACGCGCGCTGAACCGGCATCGCGGGCTGCGCGTGATCACGAATAACCTGAACGTCGCGAGCATGATGAGCGGCTACCCGGATTGCGAGGTGCTGGTGACGGGCGGGATCGTGCGTCCGTGGGACAAGGGCATCGTCGGCGAACTGACCATCGACTTCATCCGCCAGTTCAAGGTCGACTTCGCGATCATCGGCACGTCGAGCATCGAAACGGACGGCACGCTGCGCGACTTCGACACGCGCGAGGTGCGTGTCGCCGAGGCGATCATCGAACATTCGCGCACGGTCTTCCTCGCCGCCGACCATTCGAAATTCGGCCGCCCGGCGCTCGTACGCCAGGGGCATCTGAACCAGATCGATTCTCTCTTCACCGACGCGCCGCCGCCGCCCGACATGACGGAAACGCTGACGAACGCGGGCACGCAGGTCTATATTGCCGAGTGA
- a CDS encoding ferritin-like domain-containing protein: MHNEAGHVMPWRIEDIDLNHIDRQRAVANEDLLLLLCAASFIESGTDLYTSNLSRFFNGDPEVSAWLNNEWEPEEMQHGRALKAYIAHVWPEFDWDTAFHNFFEEYSKTCNMEDFEKTRALEMVARCVVETGTATLYRAIGVCSDEPVLKEITDNIRTDEVRHYKHFFKYFKKYNKIEGNGRLAVLGALMRRVMEIKNEDSEIALRHVFAIRYPERVNDPVYNRDKAARVNKLVRHNLSADMCVKMLLKPLDLPAKIQPGVHYPLAKITQHVFFR, from the coding sequence ATGCACAACGAGGCTGGTCACGTGATGCCCTGGCGCATCGAAGACATCGATCTCAATCACATCGACCGTCAACGCGCGGTCGCCAATGAAGACCTCTTGTTACTGCTTTGCGCAGCCTCGTTTATCGAAAGCGGTACTGATCTTTACACGAGCAATCTGAGCAGGTTCTTCAACGGCGATCCCGAGGTGTCGGCGTGGCTCAACAACGAATGGGAGCCCGAAGAGATGCAGCACGGCCGCGCGCTGAAGGCGTACATCGCGCACGTCTGGCCCGAGTTCGATTGGGACACGGCGTTCCACAACTTCTTCGAAGAGTATTCGAAGACCTGCAACATGGAAGACTTCGAGAAGACCCGCGCGCTGGAGATGGTCGCGCGCTGCGTCGTCGAGACGGGAACGGCTACGCTGTATCGGGCGATCGGCGTGTGTTCGGACGAACCCGTGCTGAAGGAAATCACCGACAACATCCGCACCGACGAAGTCCGTCACTACAAGCACTTTTTCAAGTACTTCAAGAAGTACAACAAGATCGAGGGCAATGGCCGGCTCGCCGTGCTTGGCGCGTTGATGCGGCGCGTGATGGAGATCAAGAACGAAGACTCGGAGATCGCGCTGCGTCACGTATTCGCGATCCGCTATCCCGAACGCGTCAACGACCCTGTGTATAACCGCGACAAGGCTGCACGCGTGAACAAGCTCGTGCGGCACAACCTGTCGGCCGATATGTGTGTGAAGATGCTGCTCAAGCCGCTCGATTTGCCGGCGAAGATTCAGCCAGGTGTCCATTACCCGCTCGCGAAGATCACGCAGCACGTCTTTTTTCGCTGA
- a CDS encoding DEAD/DEAH box helicase — MSFDSLGLSEQLVRAVNELGYTSPTPIQQQAIPAVLNGGDLLAGAQTGTGKTAGFTLPILQRLLTMPPAPGGKRVVRALILTPTRELAAQVEESVRAYGKYLKLKSTVMFGGVGINPQIDALRRGVDIVVATPGRLLDHMQQKTIDLSHLEILVLDEADRMLDMGFIHDIKRVLAKLPPKRQNLLFSATFSDEIKALADNLLDSPALIEVARRNTTAESVAQKIHPVDRDRKREMLTHLIKQHNWFQVLVFTRTKHGANRLAEQLTKDGISALAIHGNKSQSARTRALAEFKNNTLQVLVATDIAARGIDIDQLPHVVNFDLPNVPEDYVHRIGRTGRAGATGEAVSLVCVDELQLLKDIEKLIKRAVPQEVIAGFEPDPNARPEPILRRGQGGGGGGGGRQPRQGQGQGQGQRQAQGQQKREGSANGNNGASRGGQRASGDKPKQQAKPQAAKPAQARADGSRHQDNKPRAVAHEGNARAPHAPRKPHGANPGALLGGGGKPRSGAPRGGQRGN; from the coding sequence ATGTCTTTTGATTCCCTCGGCTTGTCCGAACAGCTGGTCCGCGCAGTCAACGAACTCGGCTACACATCGCCGACTCCGATTCAGCAGCAAGCCATTCCCGCCGTGCTCAACGGCGGCGATCTGTTGGCCGGCGCCCAGACGGGCACGGGCAAAACGGCCGGCTTCACGCTGCCTATCCTGCAACGTCTTCTCACCATGCCGCCCGCGCCGGGCGGCAAGCGCGTCGTACGCGCGCTGATCCTCACGCCGACGCGTGAACTGGCCGCGCAGGTCGAGGAAAGCGTGCGCGCGTATGGCAAGTATCTGAAGCTGAAGTCGACTGTGATGTTCGGCGGCGTCGGTATCAACCCGCAAATCGATGCGTTGCGGCGCGGCGTCGATATCGTCGTTGCGACGCCTGGGCGTCTGCTCGACCACATGCAGCAGAAGACCATCGACCTGTCGCATCTCGAGATTCTCGTGCTTGACGAAGCTGACCGCATGCTCGACATGGGCTTCATTCACGACATCAAGCGCGTGCTCGCCAAGCTGCCGCCGAAGCGCCAGAACCTGCTGTTCTCGGCCACCTTCTCGGACGAAATCAAGGCGCTCGCCGACAACCTGCTCGATTCACCCGCGCTGATCGAAGTCGCACGCCGCAATACGACAGCCGAATCGGTCGCGCAGAAGATTCACCCTGTCGACCGCGATCGCAAGCGCGAGATGCTCACGCATCTGATCAAACAGCACAACTGGTTTCAGGTGCTCGTGTTCACGCGCACGAAGCATGGCGCGAACCGTCTCGCCGAACAGCTGACGAAGGATGGCATTAGCGCGCTCGCGATCCACGGCAACAAGAGCCAGTCGGCCCGCACGCGTGCGCTGGCCGAGTTCAAGAACAACACGCTGCAGGTGCTCGTCGCCACCGACATCGCGGCGCGCGGCATCGATATCGACCAGTTGCCGCACGTCGTCAATTTCGATCTGCCGAACGTGCCGGAAGACTACGTGCACCGTATCGGCCGCACGGGCCGCGCGGGCGCGACGGGCGAGGCGGTTTCCCTGGTGTGCGTCGATGAGCTTCAACTGCTGAAGGACATCGAGAAGCTGATCAAGCGCGCCGTGCCGCAAGAAGTGATCGCGGGCTTCGAGCCGGATCCGAATGCACGGCCCGAGCCGATCCTGCGCCGCGGCCAAGGCGGTGGTGGTGGAGGTGGCGGCCGTCAGCCGCGCCAGGGTCAAGGCCAGGGTCAAGGGCAGCGGCAAGCTCAAGGGCAGCAAAAGCGCGAAGGCTCGGCCAACGGGAACAATGGCGCATCGCGCGGCGGCCAACGCGCTTCGGGCGACAAGCCGAAGCAGCAAGCCAAACCGCAAGCGGCCAAGCCTGCGCAGGCGCGCGCCGATGGCTCGCGTCATCAGGACAACAAGCCGCGTGCCGTCGCGCATGAAGGCAACGCGCGTGCTCCGCACGCACCGCGCAAGCCGCACGGCGCCAATCCGGGTGCATTGCTCGGCGGTGGCGGCAAGCCGCGCTCTGGTGCGCCGCGCGGCGGTCAGCGCGGCAACTGA